CCGCCTGCCACTGCAAGTAGTCCTGTTGCCACTAACGCTAACGTCCATTTCTTCATAACCAAACAACTCCTTTCTTTTCTCCTTCCATTATCGCAGAGTATCGGCCAAAAAAGCCCGCATTCGTCCAACAATTTCATGAACAAATCGCCCTGTTTGCAAAGGGAGACAGACTCGACGAAGGTTCCGATGTCATCCCTTCAAATTTAGTATTCTTAGTATCCGCTCAAAAGTTGGCGCTCTTTCACCGCCACCCAATGCCAACCTAACGCTACCTATTTTTGTTGGCTGTAAGCCCAAAGAATCCGATAATCGGAATTTTCCTCGTCGAGCGCAACGTAGACGTCTTGTCTAATTTGCAAATCCCCAAAAATACTGTGGTAGACCAGGAGCACAGGCGCTTTTTGCGTGTCGGTTAATACGGGTGACAACGGAGACATCCGCCACGACGACTCTTCAACGAGTTCGCCAATGCGCACTTCAAACGTTTCCACCCCGAAGTCTTCCAAAAAAACGCGAGCGCGCGCTTGGATATACTGTTGCTTGTTAAATTTCTCCTTCATTAAAGGATGAAACAGTTCCCACGAGCTGCCGAAATCGCCCGCCTGTTCATATGCGTAAAACTTCTCCACAACTTCCTTTGGACCGAGCGAACTGGATAGGCTCTTTTTGGTCATGAAAAAGGGGTCAATTCGATACACAATAATCGCTAATAAACAAAAGCCGCACACAATCAGCAGCATTCTTCGCATTTGTTGACGCCGATAATGATGGGGAATGAAGATTGGTACCACCTCCAGGGAAAGCCTGTCTTGGTAAAAGTATATGCGCCGCGTAAGAAAAAAAGAGCGAGCCCTTGAGGGCTCGCTCCATCAACATCGTTTCCACTATTCGGTTTGGCGCCTTTTCAGGTCATCCCGCCACCAATCAATCTATTGAATCAAAACAGTTTGATCCACCGCGAATCCAGGTAGTTTTAGAAGAAGGGGCAACGCGGCTTCAGCCCTGCTTGTGTCAGGGGCTGTCCCTGTTACGACGAGTTTGCCGTCTTCCTCGATCACTTCCTGTAAATAGCCAGCAGGTAAGAAGATGTACAGTTCGCCGCGCCAATTGCCAGATGTCGCTTGTTTTGCAGCGATTAGCGAATTATACCAGTTCGTCATCGCTTGATCCATTTGGTCAGCGGTGATAATCTCGAACGGAACTTGCTTGCGATCGAGTTCAGTGTCGCCGATCACGTCAGGTTCACGCAGCACTTCCGGGCTGACAGGATCAAATCCGTCGATCTCAGCGTCTGATTCGCTTGGCTGGATGTCACCGATGATCGTGTGTTCGCTAGCATGCAGCCATGCGTCGCCAACCCACGTTTTAATGCGGTACCAGTCATCGCCCGCTTTTTCAAAAGCGAGTACCCGTTGCGGGCTGACGCTTTGTCCGGTGTCGCCAAGACCAAACGGTTGCTTATATAGTTTGGCGGATTGCGTCAAGGTCAACGCTGTGTCGACTTTTTTAATCTGTGGACCGCCGACAATCGCCTGTTCCGACGTATCTAGCCATGCGTTTCCGAACCACGCTTTGATGCGGTACCAATCGCCCGCCTTTTCAAAAGCGGTTACGCGTTGCGGGCTCAGTGTTTGGCCTGTCCAGCCTTTGCCTTGTGGTTGGGCGTAGAGCCTTTTTGCATCTAAAATCGTGATGGATGTGTCCACTTTTTCAATCTTTGGTCCGCCGACAATCGCTTGCTCAGCTTTAAACCAGGCGTCTCCAAACCATGCTTTGATGCGATACCAGTCGCTGCCCGCTTTTTCAAAAGCTTGTACTTGTTGCGGGGAAATGCTCTGTCCCGTGTAGCCAAGCGCGTAAGGTCGCGTATATAACTTGGCGGGGCTAAGCAATGTAATCATCGTGTCCACTTTTTCAATAGGCGGAGACAAAAGTCCTTGCATCACCGCAATTTCTTCAAAGCCGAGCTTTGACGTCGTGATCACGACGGGGGTGTACAGTTTAACTTGGTCAAATAGCCAACGGACCTCTTGATTGTGCATCCGCACGCAACCCTCCGATACATATCGGCCGATTGAATTCGGATTGGCATTGCCGTGAATCGCGTAGGTCGTTCCCCATGTTCCCCTTGCATTCAGACCCAACCATCGGTCACCGAGCGGATTGCGGGGATCACCGCCTGGAATGTTCTTTGTGTAATACGGTCGGTTTTTAATCTTGTTGACAATTTGGAACGTTCCTTCGGGTGTAAACAACTGTTCTTTACCGGTCGCAACGGAAAACGATTTTACCAGTTTACCGTCTTCATAAAAAGCGAGTCTGTTATTCGCTTTGTTTATAATGATAAATTGATTGCTTTTCGGTGATGTTGCTACCGCAGAACCTGTCCCACTTACAAATAGGCAAAACGCCGCCAAAATAAGCAGTAATCTCTTCACTCCCGTATCTCCTCCTTTAGCTAGCTTTAATTATAATAGAGAACGAAAAGTAGCGCGCTAACTTTCGTTCCGCAAGTGTCGACACTATTTTTACAAAAAAGAGGAAGGCGTCTAGTAGTATCTAGTAGGAATGGTTGGACTTGCCAGCAACCAAAAGCCTAAAAAAAACCCTTCCCCCGAAAGGGAAGGGTCAGCGACTCCCAACACTAAACGCTAGTTTAGCTACTATTATTATATAGCCAATAGGTTATAAAAGCACTATAAAATTTATGTAATAGTTCATAAATATTACAAAACGCGCGTTTCAAGTCATTTTATGGCGCTATTTCTCCCATTTGGGTTTTTATTCCAAGGTACGCAATCTCCAATTTTCAACATACAATTGATACCTCACGCCTTCCATTCGCAAGGAAAAAGGCGAAGATGCTAGCGAATTGACATTTTATGTCGATAATTGAGGAACGATTCGGCTAACAATCTACAGGCCAATCCATTAAAATGAAGATAAATGGAAAATCCGATAGAATAAGAGTGGGGGCTAGAATGTGAACACGTATTACTGTATCCAATGTAAAAAAGAGCACGTTACACAGGAGGATGCGCGATTGTTTAAAACAGGTTATACATTAAAGGAAGAAAACAAAATCCCATTAGGGCTATGCTACCAAAAACAACACAAACTAAACGCGTAAGTTTCTACCTCTAACTCATTTATGCAAAAAAGCGTCACTATAATTTTAAATGGTTTAAAGGGGCGCAGTCAATAGATTATCTTATCAATAGAATAAAGAGAAGGATCAGACGTCAAGGTCTGATCCTTTTTCCTTTACATTTCAGGACGCTGCCTGCTCGCTTATCCTCGCCATGGGCCCAGGCTATTACATCCTTTGCGCCACTTTCCGAACACGAGCGGGAAGGTGCGATAGGTCTTCCTCCGTAACTCCGCCAAGTCGTAGCATCAGCCAACCGTAAACGAGAAAGCCGGGTATGGCGGTGATCAGACAAAGCAGCCCATAACGCAGCAGCGAAGGCCAGGTAACTGGCAACTGCGGTTCCACACCGAAATAACAACCGCCCGTCACGATCAGCATCGCCAGTGAAGCGAGTAGAAATCCCGTCCACCGTTTTGACAAAATCTCCAGCGGAGCGATTTCCTTAATTGAGCGCAGGTTGAGGGCCAAAATGATAATAAACCCAAGTGAAGTCGCCGCGACAACCCCGTAGATGCCAAAGCTTGGCGTTAACGCGAAATTGGCCATTGCTTTCACCACAATTCCCGCAAAAACGTGCCACATCGGCGACGTTGTTCTCCCCATTCCTTGCAAGATAGAGGTGGAGATCGTCATCACGATTTGAAAAATACTCCCAAAACAAAGCATCGCGATAATCCACGAACCAGCCGTGTTTTTAAATAGGAAGCCATTGACCGCAAAGGCGGCAGCCGTTAAGTAAAGGGCGATCGGGGCCCCCGTAATCAACGCGAGGCGCAGGGCCAAACTGCTCATCCGTTGCACCTCGCCAATATCTTTACGGGAATAGGCAGCGGATACGACGGGTAAAATCGCTGAACCCATTGCAATCGCCAAGATCGGCGGAATAGACGCAAACGACTGGGCGCGTCCCGTCAAAATACCGAGCAACTCTTTCGCGTGATCATACCCAACATTGGTTTGCAATAAGGCGATCACTGTTGATGAATCGATAAAATAGAGCACAGGAATCGCGGTAGACGCGAAACTAATCGGAATCGACGTTTTCAACAATTGCTTGTAGATGAAGCTTTTTTTAAGCGTTTGCGCTTCGCCGCCCTGGACCTTCATTTGCTCGAGTCGATCCGCCTTTGTCCGTCTTACATAGAAAAGCATAATCGCAATTGCTCCGACACTGCCAGCAACGGCCCCGAACGAAGCTCCGGCAATCGCTACCTCATGTGAATATCCCGCATACAACAGCAATAACGGAAACGCGACTGCGGTTCCGACCCGCAAGATCTGTTCTGAAATTTGCGACAGACCCGTTGGGCTCATCATTTGCATCCCTTGGAAATAGCCGCGCATCATGGAGATGAGCGGAAACAATAACAACGCGGGAGCGATCGCTCGGATGGACAACACTGCATGCGGATCGTTACTCACGTAGATCGCATAGTAAGGAGCGAGCCCATATAAGAAAATGGCTGCTACCAAGCCTGTGACTAATGCAAACCACTGCGCCGCTCGAAACGTTTGCTGCGCTTCACTATATTGTCCCAGGGCATGATATTCCGCAATTTGTCTGCTTAACGCCGTCGGAATCCCCACCGTCGCGATAATCAACAAAATTCCATAAATATTGTAAGCAATCCCATATGTGGCCATCCCGCTATCGCCAAGAATGCGTTGCAACGGAATCCGCTGGGCAATCCCCAACACCCGCGTTACAAGCGAAGCCATCGTTAAGATGATTGCCCCTTGAATTAAGGCATTTCTGCTCATAAGGACTCCTTTTTAAATGAATGACGCTAGGTAATATGTACGCTATCCATTTTATCATATTTAAATCGGTTGCATTCAATAGATTGTGTAACAAATTATTATCATTACTGTAAACGAATCTTATTTTAGAACAGCCAAATCATTAACTAAAAAAAGGGGGTTTATTTCGTTAATCGGGTATAATGTGAAGAAAGAGGAGGATGGTTTGATGGCAATTCAAGGATTATTACCGCTTCCGATTGGTGTTGAACTGAAAGAGGCTTTAAAAATATATCGAAAGTTAGCTAAAGTGAGCAATAAAATGAGTCGACTTGATGAAAAATTCAAGCATTCAATGGTTGGCGATGATTTAATTCGCATATTATCCTTAAATGAATCCGTGCAGTCGACAAGAATTGAAGGCACTCAGGTTACCTTTTCAGAAATAGTAGAAGAACAAGATGATCCGCAGCCGAGGTGGGAAGTTACAGAGGTGAAGAATTATCAAAAGGCTTTGTTAGCAGGATTTGAGTATATCAAAAATGGATATCCGATCACGACGCGGCTGATCCAAAAGCTACATCAACTATTAATGGCTGGCGCCCGCGGAACAAACCAAGCCAGCGGTGAATTTCAGAAAATCCAAAACTTCATTGGACCTACTAACAAAATAGAGGATGCCTCCTATATTCCTATCCCCGCAAATGAAATCGATACGTACATGTAAAATTGGGAAGTATATATCAACGGTCATCCCTATGGAAAGAGACTTCCCAAAAACCATATTAATGCCGAACAAGAGATATTGGATGAAGACGTGGATCCGATTTTGAAAACAGCGATCATCCATGCCCAATTTGAATCCATTCACCCGTTTTTAGACGGTAACGGCCGACTTGGTAGAATCGTCATCGTCCTTTATTTAATCCAAGCTAAAGTGATTGCTTCTCCTATCTTTTTTGTGAGTGAAGAGCTGGAACGGGAGCGGATGCGCTACTATGATTTATTAAATGGAACGCGTGGCAATCATCCCGATTGGGCTAGTTGGCTTACCTTTTTTCTGAAAGCATGCGAACGGATGGCGGAAAAGTTAAATACAAAGCTAGACTCAGCGGAAAAGTTAGCGATCAACGGCTTAAAAGAATGTGAGAAAGATTCCGAAAAGAAGGTTTGGATGTACACATTTCACAATCCGAACACAACTGCTTCGGCCGCAGCGAATGCGCTAAACTTATCTGCAAATACCGTGCGCGCTGCATTGAACGCGTTAACTGCAAAAGAATTACTTTTTACGGATCGGCATACCAAGCGAAATAAGAAGTACAAAAATTACGAGTTATTGCGTATTTTGAGTTAGTCAAGCCTTTAGCTTCCGATTATGATAATATAGTTCCAGTGGCAAAGTAAATCTTCTACATATGATAATCTTCTATTAATCCGTGAAAGGCGCGTGAAACGATATGAAAAATAAAGTGATTTTAGTGACGACGGATCAGTTTGGAAAAGGGGATGCGGAGCTGGGGAAAGTGGTGATGGAAAACTTTTTTACACTGCTAAAACAGCGTGAAGAGTTGCCGCATGCCATCTTTTTCATGAACCACGGCGTAAATTTGCTGACGGAATCCTCCTTGGTTTCCGTTCATCTCAAGGAATTAGCGGAAAAGGATGTTTCCTTGTTGGCGTGTAAAACGTGCGTTGATTTTTATAAAATTGAGCAAAAGATGACGACGGGTGTCATTTCGGGGATGAGTGATTTTGTTGAGTTAGCGTCGCAATACGAAATCATCACGATTGCCTAACATAAACCCCAATAGAAAAGCAGGTAGAACGCGTGACTGTCGTTCCGACCTGCTTCTTTGGCGTCCAGTTAAAACCCAATCATCTTAGCGGCGTTGAGCGTCCAATTTCTTGGATAACGGCTCCCATGTCTTGATCTAATGTCTTATTTTGATGGCCGCGTTCATAAAGTGTTTGCACACGTTTGCTAAGATGATCATCGGAAGTAATGTGAAGGTTGTAGCTCGGTTGGCTCACTTTTACCTTCTCATACACTTTTCGCTCGACATCCGCTTTGTTTATCGTGTTGTCTACTTCGATGCCAATCACAATATCTGTACCCATTGCAACCGCTGTCGCTCTACTCACTTCAGGCACTCTTTGCGCAGATTTCATCGCGATGCGGGCGACTCTTGCGTCACGATCTGGAACGATCTCACGATCAGCGCGCTGCCCAAAGTTAGCGTTATACATTTGGACGCCTTCCGGATCAATCGCTGTCGTGGACTGTGTTCCGTAATTATGATGATATTCATTGACATGCGCGCCGCCATCACTGCCATAGCCGCAAGCGGACAGTCCGCTGATTAACAATGCGGGCAGGATCAGCATCTTTGTAATGTTTCGCTTCTTCATAGGAACACCTCTCAGCATAAATCATTGCGTTTTTTCCTTCCTCTTATTCATTTGTCAAAGACATGATTTATATCCCTCCCAATTTTGCTTACCGCTTCAAACATAAAAAACGGGCCAGTTAACCTGACCCGTTCATATGAGTGTGAACGTTTATTTCTTATCTAAAAGGAGCAGTTACCGTTCGACCGATGTCACGGATGATATCTGCGACATCGTTACCTAATGCTCGCACAGGGTGTCCAGAATTGTTGTTATTGTTGTTCGACATGTTGTTAGTCATATCGTTCATGCCGTTTGCCATGCGCGTAGAAACGTTGTGGATTCTAGAGTGAATCTTGCTGTCCGACGTGACGTGAATGTTATAACCAGATTGGTTTGCTTTCACTTTTTGTCGCACATTTTGTTCCACTTTATTTCTGTCTGCGCCTTGCTTTACATCAATTCCGATTACAATGTCATTACCATTTGCTATGGCCGTTGCTTTCGTTACGTTGGCGACAGAGCGCGCTTCTTTTGCAGCTGTTCGGGCTAAGCGTTGATCGTGATTGTGATTGGTCACTCCACCCGTGGCATTACGATTAAATCCAGTCGTATTTCGGTTTACACCATCGTTTAAGTCGTTACGCATGCCATTGTTGTAACCATAGCCAAAAGGACTCATGCCGTTGTTTGTATTGTTATTGCGTGTGTCATAGGAGTGAGTGCGGCCATCAAACATATTCGTTCGAGCGCCATCGTTGTTGTATGATCTTACTCCGTTGTAACTGTTATTGTACGCGCTGTCATTGTAGCGATTCGTATTGTCATACGTGTAAGGTCTCATCCCATCGTAGTTATTCGTGCGAGCCCCATCATTGTTATATCCACAAGCAGATAAAGCGCCAACAACTAAAGTAGGAATTAACAACATCTTTGTCAAAGGTTTTAGATTTTTTGACATGTGAACACCTCCTAAGCGATATTGTGTGAAAATAACGTGAAGATAGTCATGGAGACAATTGGGAATGATTCATATAGCCTAAAAGATGGGTCATACTAAAGTTGTGCTCATACTTTAAATAGGTGAAAGGTGATGGAATGAGAGCGGTCATAGTCGTCTTCGTATCATGCTGGGTAGCGCTTGGACTCCCTTTTTTTACTCCCGTTTCATTTGCTGAAAAAGAGATTTACATTAACTTATGGCATCGGACGCTTCAAATTAAGGAAAACGGTCAAGTGTTACAATCACATTCCATTGGACCAGGAGCAAAAAATACGCCGACACCGATCGGGCAGTATAAAATTGTGCGTAAGTCTAAAAATTGGGGCAGCGGGTTTGGATCGCGTTGGATGGAAATCGATGTGCCGTGGGGGATTTATGGGATTCATGGCACGAATAAACCGGGTTTAATAGGCCGCTATGTCAGCCACGGTTGTGTTCGAATGAAAAACAAAGACATCGAAGAAATTTATGAACAAATACCAATCGGAACACCAGTGATCATCGATGGACCGTTAAGCGGTCATAAAGATATTACCTATCGTATTTTGGTGCTTGGCTCACGCGGATCGCTCGTGGAAATGGTCCAAAATCGTTTGCTTGCAGGAGGCTATTATCGGGGGGTGACACATGGAAAATTTGATCGAGCCACAGAAATCGCCGTCTATTTGTATCAAAAAGAACACGATTTGCCGCAGACAGGTCAAATTCATTACGAAGATCTGCTTCAGATGGGGATCATCGAGTAACAAATGGATTTTGGGCATATTTAAATTGACGAGTAAAAAGACATATTAAGGGGGTTAGTTCAATTGGAAGATGTAAAACGTAGGGAAGACGTTCGCGATAGATCTGCGATTTGGATGGCATGGCTTGGCATTCTATCGGGGGTGATCTCCTTATTTTACGCTCCATTTTTATTTGGAGGCGTTGCCCTTATATTAGGCATTATTACTGCGTTCAGTAAGGGCTACCGACTTGGCTGGTGGGCGCTTGCGCTTGGCATAGTCAGCCCTTTTCTAAACATCATCTTTCACGGCATACGTGTGTGGTAATGAAGAAGCCCGCTTGCCCATATCCGCCGAGGTGGTAGACCATGTCCGTCCACGACCACCCCGCCAAACGCTCCCACGCTTTTTTTGCAGGTAAATATCACCTGATAGTTCGCCGTCTAAACTGGAGATAATAAAAGCAACATTTTTTTGACGGTGAGGAGTTGAAAGCTTGAGAAAAAAAGTTACGATCTTATTGACTTGGATTTTACTGTTTTGTTTCACTGTCCAGGCGACGTACGCGAGTCAGCCAAATGAAACGATATTTCGCATCGATACGAATAAAAAGCTCGTCGCGCTTACTTTCGATGATGGCCCTCATCACACATTTACACCGCTGTTGTTGGAAGCGCTCTATGAAGAGGGGGCCCAGGCGACTTTTTTTCTATTAGGAAAACAGGTCCAAGCGCATCCTCAAATTGCGGCTCGGATTCATCGCGAAGGTCATGAAATCGGGAACCACGGTTATTCGCATCGGGTCATGCGACATTTGAGTTGGAAAGAGATTCATAAGGAAATACGGCAGACGGAGCGTCTGATCGCCCATCATGTCGGAATTAAAACGCATCTTTTTCGCCCGCCGTACGGGGAGATGGTTCCGCGCATTGTTGATGTGAGTCGCTATACGGGATATCGGTTGGTGCGTTGGTCGATCGACCCGAAAGATTGGGATCAACGAAGAAATGGACAAGTGATTGCCGAACATGTCGGCGCGGTGGTCAAACCTGGTGATATCGTCCTGTTCCATGATGGGGGCGCGAACCAGGCGGAGACGATCAAAGCCGTGCGGACGATTGTGCGCAATTTGAAAAAGCGGGGCTATAAATTTGTCACGGTCTCAGAACTGTTGAAACAGAGCGGCTGACAGATGATTTGAATAAGAGAAAGCCCTTCCAATTTTTAGCGAATCGGAAGGGCTTTTGGTATGTGAAAAGATCCATATATGAGGACATTATTAATTCATGCTGTTTTTTATTTTACAATTGTTGCGTTCAACGTGTTTTTAAGGTGAGTGAGAGCATAGTCGTGTCCTTGCGGATTAAAGCTGGCGACAAGGTCCTCAGCGATCACGATGTTGATCCCGCGGTTGTAGGCGTCAATCGCTGTATGCAACACGCAAATGTTCGTGCACACACCCGCAATCAACACCGTGTCGATCCCGCGTTCACGCAGTTTAAGTTCTAAATCGGTGCCCGCAAAGGCGCTGTAACGGGTCTTGTCCATATAGTACACATTTTCTTTGTCGCGATTTTCTTGATAAATTGCTTCTAACTTTCCATACAAGTCACGACCAGAAGTGCCCTTAATATTGTGGGGAGGGAATAATTTTGTCTCCGGGTGGTATTGGTCATCCTTTAAATGGAGATCGATCCCAAATACCGTAAAAACACCATTTTCAATTGTTTTTTCTGTTACTTCAGCCATTGCATCATGCAGCGCAATCCCTGGTTCACCGCAAGTTAAAGCGCCTTGCGCGTCCACAAAATCCACCGTATAGTCGATATTGAGGAACGCCCATTTTCGATCGCCAACTGCCTCAACAATTTTATCGTACAAACCTTTTGCCACTTTCTATAACCTCCATTCTAAGATTATGAAGTCAGAAAAGTTCATTCTATCTCTATTTTATAACAATGGGTCCTAAATAACCAGTCTTATAACACAGGGAAGAGAGTCGGCAATCAATTGTTAGCTCTTTGGAATGTATATTACCGATGAGATACAAAGGATTGATGTATTCGTTTCTGAATTGTGAGGAAAAAAGCCGATAGTTGGAGTTTATAAGGTGGAAAAGTGGAGGAACGGAAATCCCGCATGAAAATCAGATTTAGTAATTTCGATTTTCATGCGGTTAATTCCTTTTGGTCCTAAGTTTTATCTTAATTGCACAAAATCATCCGCTACATACCCACTTACTTCGCCAACTTTGACGTGGTACCAGCGGTCGTGTTTTCCAATGATCTCAATTTGTTCACCAGGCTTTATCGTTTGGGTTGGTTGCGTTTGAAAATTAGGCTGCGCGCGCAATCCAACTAAGACACTTGCCTTGATTGTTCCTTGTCGACTCAAACCTGCGCTTCGTGAAGCAAGTGAGTTCGCTTGATTCGCGGTTACAGGAGCGGCCGCCAGTTGTGATGTTGGCTTTGGCGCTGCTGCCGTTGGTGGTTGTGTTGTCTGCGTTGTTACCGCATGATTCGCTTGCGCGATTTGTGTAGGTTGCGGCGACACAGGAAGCGCGGCTGTTAAGGCTGTCCCAGGATAATAAAAGGCCGTGATTTCATTGGCCGATTTCCCTTGTTTGGCCATGGCATTGGCGCCATATTGACTCATTCCAACCGCATGACCATACCCTTTTCCTGAGATTGTCCATGAATCGCCTTGTTGCCCAAGCGAATCAACAAACAAACTTTTAAATACAGTTCCACCGCCTAGCATTTGTCGAAAGGCGTTCGCAGGCACATCGCTAAAATCGCGCTGCATGAACTGCGCTGAACCATCCGCTTGCTTGACGATAAAAGTCAACCCAAGTTGTCCTTTGCTAATCCGATTCCCAGCGGTTCTTTCTCCTGAGAAAGACAGGTTCGTGATCTCCACAATTTTAATCGCTTGCTGGGCGTATCCGTTTTGCTGCAACCACGTTCTTAACGTATTGCTGATTGCTGGATCCGTTTCTTGGACTTGATTCCACCATGCATCGGCCTGTTGTAAGTCCCTTCCTTCTAAAGGTAGCTGAACCTTTTTGAAAGATAGACTCCACGGATTTTGTGGATCAAAAGGGTCCGCTTTTGCGGGTAAATAAGCATTCGGATGCCATAAGCTTCCGCTCGCTTCGATCATTCCACCGTTAGAAGAGGAATAAAGGGCGTCGATTAGGGCGCCATTGTGCATCAATACTTGCCCTTTCGTTTCATCTACGGCTCGTGACGTCCGCTCGTTCCACTGAAAACCGTTGTACACTTGATAGTTGACGGTATCATCAATCAACTGCCCTGCTCTGCGAACCGCATAGGTCCGCGCCGCGATGGACTGGGCCTTCAACGCCTCCAGTTCCCAGGAGGCCGGCATTTCATTCGGGACAACCCCTTTTAAATAGTCTTCGATTGGTAGCGTGTTGATCGGTCGGATAATAGAACCGTTCTCCAACGAAAACGTCATCTGCCCGAGATACGGCTTGCCATTGATTTTGATCACTTGATTTAACCCATATGTATGAGGAGTAACCGTGATCGTGGACCCGCGATAAATCGCCTGATCCCCTTGATAGAGCGCGAGCTGATTTTGATCAGCTTGAATGCGCAAAGCTTGCGCTGCGGGCAGAGCTTGTTGCGTTTCTTCTACCTGAAAACTTCCCATTACATCGACCGCCAAACTCGCTTGATTGCCAACCGTTCGGACTAACTTGACGGACATCGTTGGTTCCGCAGCCTCGCTTGAAGAAGGTGGGAACAAGATTGGACAGAGGAACACCGCGAGAAATGCAACGATTAAAAAGCGTTTTCCGATTAGGGGATAAGATCCCCTTTTTTTAGTAGAGTAATCGATCGTAAATCCTCCTTTCTATCAAAATGAATTCTATACTCTATTATCCTACGAAATACAATGGAAATAAAGGGGTATAAGGGTGCAAAATGTAAATCATTTTGGTAGATTGCAGGTGAAAGTGTGAAATGAGTATGTTGATTTAAACGGATACCGAGAAGAGAACACACCCTTTTTCGTTGTCCCCCATTGCAAAAATATGAGCGGTTTTTGAAAGAAAATAGCCTCTACTTAAAAGTAGAGGCTTAATCCTTCATTATTTACTGATGAATTTTGCTTTTTCGAGTAAACGAGTTAACATCGCGACTGTTTCTGCGCGTGTTGTTGGATCAACTGGATTAAAGGAACCATTGTGATCTCCCCGAACCAAGCCAATGGAAGTGGCTAGACCAACGGATTCTTTCGCGTATTCAGCGATTGTTTGTCCATCGTTAAATTTGGCTAACGCGGAGACTGCTTGACCATGTGTAATTTCGCCGCGAAGCTTTAGGAAATCAAGCGTGTTCGCTAAAATGGTGCTTGCTTCTTGACGCGTGATTGGATTGTTGGCGCGGAACGAGCCGTCCTCATATCCAGAAATTAAGCCCGCTTTGACACCGGCATTAACTGCCCCGGCGAACCAATCTGTTGCATACGTGTCATTAAATTTCGAAGCCTTATCGTCGGTTGGTAACCCAAGCGAACGGGTGATCAACGTAACGAATTCGGCTCTTGTCACGTTATTTTGCGGTTTGAATGAACTATCTTCATATCCGCTAACGATCAACTTATCGGTTAATAATTGAATGTCATTGTGAGCCCAATGTCCGCT
This portion of the Ammoniphilus oxalaticus genome encodes:
- a CDS encoding L,D-transpeptidase family protein — its product is MRAVIVVFVSCWVALGLPFFTPVSFAEKEIYINLWHRTLQIKENGQVLQSHSIGPGAKNTPTPIGQYKIVRKSKNWGSGFGSRWMEIDVPWGIYGIHGTNKPGLIGRYVSHGCVRMKNKDIEEIYEQIPIGTPVIIDGPLSGHKDITYRILVLGSRGSLVEMVQNRLLAGGYYRGVTHGKFDRATEIAVYLYQKEHDLPQTGQIHYEDLLQMGIIE
- a CDS encoding SpoIID/LytB domain-containing protein, with amino-acid sequence MSVKLVRTVGNQASLAVDVMGSFQVEETQQALPAAQALRIQADQNQLALYQGDQAIYRGSTITVTPHTYGLNQVIKINGKPYLGQMTFSLENGSIIRPINTLPIEDYLKGVVPNEMPASWELEALKAQSIAARTYAVRRAGQLIDDTVNYQVYNGFQWNERTSRAVDETKGQVLMHNGALIDALYSSSNGGMIEASGSLWHPNAYLPAKADPFDPQNPWSLSFKKVQLPLEGRDLQQADAWWNQVQETDPAISNTLRTWLQQNGYAQQAIKIVEITNLSFSGERTAGNRISKGQLGLTFIVKQADGSAQFMQRDFSDVPANAFRQMLGGGTVFKSLFVDSLGQQGDSWTISGKGYGHAVGMSQYGANAMAKQGKSANEITAFYYPGTALTAALPVSPQPTQIAQANHAVTTQTTQPPTAAAPKPTSQLAAAPVTANQANSLASRSAGLSRQGTIKASVLVGLRAQPNFQTQPTQTIKPGEQIEIIGKHDRWYHVKVGEVSGYVADDFVQLR
- a CDS encoding cysteine hydrolase family protein, whose amino-acid sequence is MAKGLYDKIVEAVGDRKWAFLNIDYTVDFVDAQGALTCGEPGIALHDAMAEVTEKTIENGVFTVFGIDLHLKDDQYHPETKLFPPHNIKGTSGRDLYGKLEAIYQENRDKENVYYMDKTRYSAFAGTDLELKLRERGIDTVLIAGVCTNICVLHTAIDAYNRGINIVIAEDLVASFNPQGHDYALTHLKNTLNATIVK
- a CDS encoding polysaccharide deacetylase family protein — encoded protein: MRKKVTILLTWILLFCFTVQATYASQPNETIFRIDTNKKLVALTFDDGPHHTFTPLLLEALYEEGAQATFFLLGKQVQAHPQIAARIHREGHEIGNHGYSHRVMRHLSWKEIHKEIRQTERLIAHHVGIKTHLFRPPYGEMVPRIVDVSRYTGYRLVRWSIDPKDWDQRRNGQVIAEHVGAVVKPGDIVLFHDGGANQAETIKAVRTIVRNLKKRGYKFVTVSELLKQSG